Below is a window of Candidatus Anoxymicrobium japonicum DNA.
ATTTCGAGTGCGAGAACGGCGAATGCGGTTCCTGCGCGGTCAAGGTCACCATCCTGGCCAACAAGCAGCCCATGGGCATGCACCTCACCGAAAAGGAAAAGACGGTGCTCAACCTCGCCGGCAAGATCACCAAGGACCAGATCAAGGATGCCGAAGTCAATGACATCCCGCCACCATGGCGTCTGGCCTGCCAGTTCATCGTGCGTAATGAAGATGTACTGGTGAGCTTATAGTTTTCCAGCCACCTCCAAAGTTTTCCGGCTATCGCTCAAAAGGCAATGGCTGAGGAGAGGACACTACCCCTCTCCAAAGTATGACCTTATTCATAATCACGGCTCCTCTCTTCGCCTCCTCTCCGGAGGCATCTTTTTTTCCAGTACACGTCATGCCTTATAATTCAGTGAGAGAAACCCGGCGCATCATATCCGGCGCAAAAACTGAACAATGGAGCACTCAATGGCAGCAAACCCCAGGCCCGGCCAACCCAGCCTACGCATGAGCATGGACGCATTCTGCGCCTGGGATGGCGACACCCTGGTGCTGAATATCCTCGGCACCCCGAGCGCGAAGAAGGATGCCATCGGCAAGGTCAAGGGCCGCCAGCTCAAGGTCAGCGTCACGGCCACACCGGTAGCAGGCAAGGCGACCGACCACATGGTCAAGTTCCTGGCACCGGCGTTCGGCGTCTCCACCGGCGACATCGAAGTGGTA
It encodes the following:
- a CDS encoding ferredoxin; translation: MANITFSSPKMKKDLTVYATAGDTSTLLALAKEHKIPVDFECENGECGSCAVKVTILANKQPMGMHLTEKEKTVLNLAGKITKDQIKDAEVNDIPPPWRLACQFIVRNEDVLVSL